A portion of the Melanotaenia boesemani isolate fMelBoe1 chromosome 2, fMelBoe1.pri, whole genome shotgun sequence genome contains these proteins:
- the axin1 gene encoding axin-1 isoform X2 → MDAGTMSISDKRGYIAELGGSFTEDAPRPPVPGEEGELVCSDGRQHSSISFSLKNESLKCEAIVATPRRSDLDLGYEPEGSASPTPPYLKWAESLHSLLDDQDGIHLFRKFLKQEECADMLDFWFACSGFRKLEANEGNEEKKVKLAKAIYKKYILDNNGIVSRQIKPATKSFIKDCLMRLHIDPAMFDQAQTEIQTIMEENSYPLFLKSDIYLEYTRTGGESPKLYSDQSSVSGNGKGLSSYLPTLNEYEEWRCDQGPEEQSECDPTPSSQLAQKLLMEMVPQRVANSSRFEDSHEYRRAPCRELINPYYVNTGHVMAPVTSANDSEQQSMSSDADTLSLTDSSVDGVPPYRHRKQHRREMHESAKANGRVPLPHFPRTNRIPKDIHVEPQRFAAELIRRLEGVLREREAEEKLEERLKRVRLEEEGDEVHMATAPSLSSHRFPPGAYSQNYNSHYADIPYSSPFLRDAHEENPESILDDHVQRVMKTPGCQSPGTGRHSPKSRSPDGFPGVKGICESGQGKHPTRHSFKGEASHLYHHKHQIHYTGVGKPKEHVEAEATMRVHGGSPWSMETSHYGSKSRSYADGMGSNLSEHTGYSKSGSQCKRALKKGEEVRPYDMPGPAEEMEKNQKILLWLMEGQKEMVQHKRSPFGSVSGSKKTTGHEGSRLSSVDRSGAMHPCLSAQLRSNVQPSHPFIQDPTMPPNPAPSPLIQLEEVCRRLEEEKIKPGGLQPKQRHKATKKQPCENITVAYYFCEELIPYRTSVKGRVVTLGQFKELLTKKGSYRYYFKKVSDEFDCGVVFEEVREDDAILPIFKEKIIGKVEKVD, encoded by the exons ATGGATGCTGGGACTATGAGCATAAGCGACAAGAGGGGCTACATAGCAGAACTGGGAGGCAGCTTTACGGAGGACGCTCCCAGACCTCCGGTCCCTGGGGAAGAAGGAGAGTTGGTGTGCAGTGACGGGCGCCAGCACAGCAGCATCAGCTTCTCCTTAAAGAATGAGAGCCTCAAATGTGAAGCGATTGTGGCTACGCCCAGGCGATCTGACTTGGATCTGGGTTACGAGCCAGAGGGCAGCGCTTCACCAACACCACCCTACTTAAAATGGGCAGAGTCTCTTCATTCCCTCCTGGATGACCAGGATGGCATCCATCTGTTCAGGAAGTTCCTCAAGCAGGAAGAGTGTGCAGACATGTTGGACTTCTGGTTTGCGTGCAGTGGCTTTCGCAAACTTGAAGCTAACGAGGGCAACGAGGAGAAGAAGGTCAAACTGGCAAAGGCCATCTATAAGAAGTATATCCTGGACAACAATGGGATTGTCTCCAGACAGATCAAACCAGCCACCAAGTCCTTTATCAAAGACTGTTTGATGAGGCTTCACATTGATCCTGCGATGTTTGACCAGGCTCAGACTGAAATACAGACCATAATGGAGGAAAACTCCTACCCACTCTTCCTAAAGTCTGACATTTATTTGGAATACACAAGGACAGGAGGAGAGAGCCCTAAGCTGTACAGCGACCAGAGCTCCGTTTCTGGAAATGGAAAAGGACTTTCGAGTTATTTGCCGACTTTAAACGAATATGAGGAATGGAGATGCGACCAAGGGCCAGAGGAGCAGTCTGAGTGTGACCCcacaccaagcagccagctcGCTCAGAAACTGTTAATGGAGATGGTACCACAGCGAGTTGCCAACAGCTCAAGATTTGAGGACAGTCACGAGTACAG GCGTGCGCCATGCCGGGAGCTTATCAACCCATACTATGTCAACACTGGTCATGTTATGGCTCCGGTCACCAGTGCCAATGATAGCGAGCAGCAGAGCATGTCCAGTGATGCAGACACACTTTCCCTCACAGACAGCAGTGT AGATGGGGTTCCACCGTACCGACACCGCAAACAGCATCGCCGGGAGATGCACGAAAGTGCCAAAGCAAATGGGCGAGTGCCACTACCTCATTTTCCA CGCACAAACCGGATTCCAAAGGATATACATGTGGAGCCGCAAAGGTTTGCTGCAGAGCTGATCAGGAGGCTGGAGGGCGTGCTGAGGGAGcgggaggctgaggagaaacTAGAGGAACGGCTGAAGAGAGTACGACTG gaggaggaaggtgaTGAAGTCCACATGGCCACAGCTCCATCATTATCCAGTCACAGGTTTCCCCCTGGTGCATATTCCCAGAATTACAACTCTCATTACGCTGACATCCCCTACAGTAGTCCTTTTCTCAGAGACGCTCATGAGGAAAACCCTGAGAGCATCTTGGATGACCATGTCCAGCGGGTGATGAAGACACCCGGCTGTCAGTCTCCAGGAACAGGCCGCCACTCTCCTAAGTCGCGCTCACCAGATGGTTTCCCAGGAGTCAAAGGCATCTGTGAGTCAGGTCAGGGTAAACATCCAACCAGGCACAGTTTCAAAGGAGAGGCCAGCCACCTGTACCACCACAAACACCAAATCCATTACACAGGCGTGGGGAAGCCCAAAGAGCATGTTGAGGCAGAGGCTACCATGCGTGTGCATGGTGGTTCTCCGTGGAGCATGGAGACAAGTCATTATGGCTCAAAATCTCGCAGCTATGCAGATGGCATGGGATCCAATCTCTCGGAGCATACAGGGTACAG CAAAAGTGGCTCACAGTGTAAGAGAGCATTGAAGAAGGGTGAAGAAGTGCGGCCCTATGACATGCCAGGGCCTgcagaggagatggagaaaaaccaGAAAATCCTTTTGTGGCTGATGGAAGGACAGAAAGAAATGGTTCAACACAAGAGGAGTCCCTTCGG GAGTGTCAGCGGATCCAAGAAGACCACGGGCCATGAGGGATCCCGCCTCAGCTCTGTGGACAGATCAGGAGCCATGCATCCGTGCCTCAGCGCTCAGCTGCGCAGCAACGTGCAGCCATCTCACCCTTTCATCCAGGACCCCACCATGCCCCCGAACCCAGCTCCCAGCCCCCTCATCCAGCTGGAGGAAGTTTGCAGGCGGCTAGAAGAGGAGAAAATCAAACCTGGAGGCTTACAGCCCAAGCAGAG aCATAAAGCCACTAAAAAGCAGCCGTGTGAAAACATTACAGTGGCGTACTACTTCTGTGAGGAGCTGATACCGTACAGGACGTCTGTCAAAGGGAGGGTCGTCACACTGGGCCAGTTCAAAGAACTGCTTACGAAGAAAGGCAGTTACAG GTATTATTTTAAGAAGGTGAGTGATGAGTTTGACTGTGGGGTGGTGTTTGAAGAAGTACGTGAAGATGATGCCATCTTGCCAATTTTCAAAGAGAAGATAATTGGGAAAGTGGAAAAAGTTGATTGA
- the galr2b gene encoding galanin receptor 2b, which translates to MSDLEDFSRPGAQANVSDSYQLNPTSVIVSVVFSLIFLLGTIGNSLVLAVLLRSGQVGYNTTNLFILNLSVADFFFIIFCVPFQATIYSLEGWVFGSFMCKVVHFFINLTMYASSFTLAAVSVDRYLAIRYPLRSRELRTPCNAVVAMVVIWGLSLVFAGPYLSYYDLIDYANSTVCIPGWEEQNRKVLDTCTFLFGYVIPVLIVSLSYTRTIKYLWTAVDPLDGMSESKRAKRKVTKMIIIVTVLFCICWLPYHVVILCYLYGDFPFNQTTYAFRLLSHCMAYANSCVNPIVYALVSKHFRKGFKKVFSCILIKNGRNKVHVVHVANTGPGFEAGSTEVSQMNEENVRQNECEMINRPRLVEPREATVTLNLPFQQQT; encoded by the exons ATGTCTGATCTTGAAGATTTCAGCAGGCCAGGAGCACAGGCCAATGTATCCGACAGCTACCAGCTCAACCCCACCAGTGTGATTGTGTCAGTGGTCTTCTCCCTCATTTTCCTGCTGGGCACCATTGGCAACAGCCTGGTGCTCGCCGTGCTACTGCGGAGCGGACAGGTCGGGTACAACACAACCAATTTGTTCATTCTCAACCTCAGCGTTGCCgacttcttcttcatcatcttctgcGTTCCTTTCCAAGCTACCATCTACTCTTTGGAGGGATGGGTGTTTGGCTCCTTCATGTGCAAAGTGGTCCACTTCTTCATCAACCTCACCATGTATGCTAGCAGCTTCACACTGGCTGCTGTGTCTGTTGACAG GTACCTGGCCATTCGCTACCCACTACGTTCCAGAGAGTTAAGGACCCCGTGTAATgcagtggttgccatggtggTTATCTGGGGTCTTTCCCTGGTATTTGCAGGTCCATATCTCAGTTACTATGACCTGATTGATTATGCCAACAGTACTGTATGTATCCCCGGCTGGGAGGAGCAGAATCGTAAGGTGCTCGACACATGCACCTTCCTGTTTGGCTACGTCATCCCTGTGCTGATCGTGAGCCTCTCGTACACTCGAACCATCAAGTACCTTTGGACGGCTGTCGATCCGCTGGATGGTATGTCAGAATCCAAGCGGGCCAAACGCAAAGTCACCAAGATGATCATCATTGTCACTGTGCTCTTCTGCATATGCTGGTTGCCATACCACGTGGTAATATTGTGCTACCTATATGGTGACTTTCCTTTCAATCAGACCACGTACGCCTTCAGGCTCCTCTCTCACTGCATGGCCTACGCCAACTCTTGTGTCAACCCCATCGTGTACGCTCTGGTGTCCAAGCACTTTCGTAAAGGCTTCAAGAAAGTATTCAGCTGCATCCTTATTAAAAATGGGAGAAATAAGGTTCATGTGGTTCATGTTGCCAACACCGGACCTGGATTTGAAGCAGGCTCCACTGAGGTGTCGCAGATGAATGAGGAGAACGTGAGACAGAATGAATGTGAAATGATCAACAGGCCGAGGCTGGTCGAGCCAAGAGAAGCTACCGTGACTCTGAATTTGCCTTTTCAGCAACAGACTTGA
- the axin1 gene encoding axin-1 isoform X1 has product MDAGTMSISDKRGYIAELGGSFTEDAPRPPVPGEEGELVCSDGRQHSSISFSLKNESLKCEAIVATPRRSDLDLGYEPEGSASPTPPYLKWAESLHSLLDDQDGIHLFRKFLKQEECADMLDFWFACSGFRKLEANEGNEEKKVKLAKAIYKKYILDNNGIVSRQIKPATKSFIKDCLMRLHIDPAMFDQAQTEIQTIMEENSYPLFLKSDIYLEYTRTGGESPKLYSDQSSVSGNGKGLSSYLPTLNEYEEWRCDQGPEEQSECDPTPSSQLAQKLLMEMVPQRVANSSRFEDSHEYRRAPCRELINPYYVNTGHVMAPVTSANDSEQQSMSSDADTLSLTDSSVDGVPPYRHRKQHRREMHESAKANGRVPLPHFPRTNRIPKDIHVEPQRFAAELIRRLEGVLREREAEEKLEERLKRVRLEEEGDEVHMATAPSLSSHRFPPGAYSQNYNSHYADIPYSSPFLRDAHEENPESILDDHVQRVMKTPGCQSPGTGRHSPKSRSPDGFPGVKGICESGQGKHPTRHSFKGEASHLYHHKHQIHYTGVGKPKEHVEAEATMRVHGGSPWSMETSHYGSKSRSYADGMGSNLSEHTGYSKSGSQCKRALKKGEEVRPYDMPGPAEEMEKNQKILLWLMEGQKEMVQHKRSPFGSVSGSKKTTGHEGSRLSSVDRSGAMHPCLSAQLRSNVQPSHPFIQDPTMPPNPAPSPLIQLEEVCRRLEEEKIKPGGLQPKQRYVMEVIQRGRTAVRPALFPPLNVVPAVSDSELSEPEHKATKKQPCENITVAYYFCEELIPYRTSVKGRVVTLGQFKELLTKKGSYRYYFKKVSDEFDCGVVFEEVREDDAILPIFKEKIIGKVEKVD; this is encoded by the exons ATGGATGCTGGGACTATGAGCATAAGCGACAAGAGGGGCTACATAGCAGAACTGGGAGGCAGCTTTACGGAGGACGCTCCCAGACCTCCGGTCCCTGGGGAAGAAGGAGAGTTGGTGTGCAGTGACGGGCGCCAGCACAGCAGCATCAGCTTCTCCTTAAAGAATGAGAGCCTCAAATGTGAAGCGATTGTGGCTACGCCCAGGCGATCTGACTTGGATCTGGGTTACGAGCCAGAGGGCAGCGCTTCACCAACACCACCCTACTTAAAATGGGCAGAGTCTCTTCATTCCCTCCTGGATGACCAGGATGGCATCCATCTGTTCAGGAAGTTCCTCAAGCAGGAAGAGTGTGCAGACATGTTGGACTTCTGGTTTGCGTGCAGTGGCTTTCGCAAACTTGAAGCTAACGAGGGCAACGAGGAGAAGAAGGTCAAACTGGCAAAGGCCATCTATAAGAAGTATATCCTGGACAACAATGGGATTGTCTCCAGACAGATCAAACCAGCCACCAAGTCCTTTATCAAAGACTGTTTGATGAGGCTTCACATTGATCCTGCGATGTTTGACCAGGCTCAGACTGAAATACAGACCATAATGGAGGAAAACTCCTACCCACTCTTCCTAAAGTCTGACATTTATTTGGAATACACAAGGACAGGAGGAGAGAGCCCTAAGCTGTACAGCGACCAGAGCTCCGTTTCTGGAAATGGAAAAGGACTTTCGAGTTATTTGCCGACTTTAAACGAATATGAGGAATGGAGATGCGACCAAGGGCCAGAGGAGCAGTCTGAGTGTGACCCcacaccaagcagccagctcGCTCAGAAACTGTTAATGGAGATGGTACCACAGCGAGTTGCCAACAGCTCAAGATTTGAGGACAGTCACGAGTACAG GCGTGCGCCATGCCGGGAGCTTATCAACCCATACTATGTCAACACTGGTCATGTTATGGCTCCGGTCACCAGTGCCAATGATAGCGAGCAGCAGAGCATGTCCAGTGATGCAGACACACTTTCCCTCACAGACAGCAGTGT AGATGGGGTTCCACCGTACCGACACCGCAAACAGCATCGCCGGGAGATGCACGAAAGTGCCAAAGCAAATGGGCGAGTGCCACTACCTCATTTTCCA CGCACAAACCGGATTCCAAAGGATATACATGTGGAGCCGCAAAGGTTTGCTGCAGAGCTGATCAGGAGGCTGGAGGGCGTGCTGAGGGAGcgggaggctgaggagaaacTAGAGGAACGGCTGAAGAGAGTACGACTG gaggaggaaggtgaTGAAGTCCACATGGCCACAGCTCCATCATTATCCAGTCACAGGTTTCCCCCTGGTGCATATTCCCAGAATTACAACTCTCATTACGCTGACATCCCCTACAGTAGTCCTTTTCTCAGAGACGCTCATGAGGAAAACCCTGAGAGCATCTTGGATGACCATGTCCAGCGGGTGATGAAGACACCCGGCTGTCAGTCTCCAGGAACAGGCCGCCACTCTCCTAAGTCGCGCTCACCAGATGGTTTCCCAGGAGTCAAAGGCATCTGTGAGTCAGGTCAGGGTAAACATCCAACCAGGCACAGTTTCAAAGGAGAGGCCAGCCACCTGTACCACCACAAACACCAAATCCATTACACAGGCGTGGGGAAGCCCAAAGAGCATGTTGAGGCAGAGGCTACCATGCGTGTGCATGGTGGTTCTCCGTGGAGCATGGAGACAAGTCATTATGGCTCAAAATCTCGCAGCTATGCAGATGGCATGGGATCCAATCTCTCGGAGCATACAGGGTACAG CAAAAGTGGCTCACAGTGTAAGAGAGCATTGAAGAAGGGTGAAGAAGTGCGGCCCTATGACATGCCAGGGCCTgcagaggagatggagaaaaaccaGAAAATCCTTTTGTGGCTGATGGAAGGACAGAAAGAAATGGTTCAACACAAGAGGAGTCCCTTCGG GAGTGTCAGCGGATCCAAGAAGACCACGGGCCATGAGGGATCCCGCCTCAGCTCTGTGGACAGATCAGGAGCCATGCATCCGTGCCTCAGCGCTCAGCTGCGCAGCAACGTGCAGCCATCTCACCCTTTCATCCAGGACCCCACCATGCCCCCGAACCCAGCTCCCAGCCCCCTCATCCAGCTGGAGGAAGTTTGCAGGCGGCTAGAAGAGGAGAAAATCAAACCTGGAGGCTTACAGCCCAAGCAGAG GTATGTGATGGAGGTGATCCAGAGGGGTCGCACGGCAGTCAGGCCTGCACTATTCCCTCCGCTCAACGTGGTGCCCGCCGTTTCAGACAGCGAGCTCTCCGAGCCCGA aCATAAAGCCACTAAAAAGCAGCCGTGTGAAAACATTACAGTGGCGTACTACTTCTGTGAGGAGCTGATACCGTACAGGACGTCTGTCAAAGGGAGGGTCGTCACACTGGGCCAGTTCAAAGAACTGCTTACGAAGAAAGGCAGTTACAG GTATTATTTTAAGAAGGTGAGTGATGAGTTTGACTGTGGGGTGGTGTTTGAAGAAGTACGTGAAGATGATGCCATCTTGCCAATTTTCAAAGAGAAGATAATTGGGAAAGTGGAAAAAGTTGATTGA